A stretch of Planctomycetia bacterium DNA encodes these proteins:
- a CDS encoding autotransporter-associated beta strand repeat-containing protein gives MIHPRRAFRVFSLATTVSLLSVVPVAAQTFNFTSGTQSWNNPNNWTPIGVPNGIDASATFNSPTGTQSVQLNAAITIGFLDITHNGTSNFNLVNGTGGSLTLETSGGDASIVYNGTSATTNVITIGASITLNSNTVVNVFNVAPTGTAGMTFIGAISGNGDFIKGGDGKLTFSDVAKTYSGATIIDQGRLRLTSAGSPTATSSITVNNGGQLLLETGAIWNLGSGLISLNGNGYTDFNTAANGLGALRVNNTSTINNNLDLASDSRIHIAGGTTTISGAFSGASELIKSGLGTIVFSNTSSSHTGNIVIEQGTINYGSGVSMGGGTVTLQQLAGTNTVRLQLNSSQTITNPSTVWTDTTGTRTQNIDLGTNVNTVLTINQDADTYFGNGAISTITGTITGSGSIVKNGPGTLTLTGNNTYNGTTTINDGFISADNESSFGSNPGSFTANRITLNGGGLRANQFALDFSSNRGITLGPAGGTFDNINETISISTGVSGTGSLTKLGAGVLSMSGASSYLGITTVNEGTLWAYGGNNRLPQTTVVILGDGTNTAVFRLGNNSQDANGFTHTISGLTTNGNSLSNAVVGGHNEDSTLVINNSLNFTFSGTLGGGGTFENNLNLVKSGPGTLILTGSSTYRGSTTINGGILVHNSNYTGAAVGNFTVNNTGTLSGTGTINNNVLINAGGTLAPGQSAGRLTVNGNVTFSAASTFLAEVNGTVAGTSYDQLRIGSGGSLSLNNANLIVSIGYNPAFSDRIFLTDNQFAGSILGTFSGLNEGSTVILSNGDYSGVISYLGDFGSNALSGGNDVVIFNIIAIPEPGSIALMGIAGFACLQWYLRRKPVAKVEVESESIEPAAESNETPVKV, from the coding sequence ATGATTCATCCTCGTCGTGCATTTCGTGTTTTCTCTCTGGCAACCACAGTTAGTTTACTCAGCGTAGTGCCGGTAGCGGCTCAAACGTTTAACTTTACAAGTGGTACCCAGAGCTGGAACAATCCCAATAACTGGACACCGATTGGTGTACCCAATGGAATTGATGCGTCAGCGACGTTTAATTCGCCAACGGGTACGCAAAGCGTTCAATTGAATGCTGCAATCACAATCGGTTTCTTGGACATCACTCATAATGGCACTTCCAACTTTAATCTGGTGAACGGGACTGGTGGAAGTCTGACACTGGAAACTTCAGGAGGTGATGCAAGTATCGTTTATAATGGTACAAGTGCAACTACTAATGTTATTACCATTGGAGCCTCGATAACCCTTAACAGCAACACTGTTGTTAATGTTTTCAATGTTGCCCCCACAGGTACTGCTGGAATGACCTTCATCGGTGCAATATCGGGGAATGGAGATTTCATCAAAGGTGGCGATGGTAAGTTGACGTTCAGCGATGTTGCCAAGACTTATTCTGGCGCGACAATAATTGACCAAGGCAGGCTCAGATTAACCAGTGCTGGATCACCAACAGCAACTTCATCCATTACGGTCAATAATGGTGGTCAGCTGTTACTTGAGACTGGTGCAATCTGGAATCTCGGATCAGGTTTGATTTCTCTAAATGGCAATGGCTACACTGATTTTAATACAGCTGCAAACGGTTTGGGTGCATTGCGTGTTAACAACACATCAACAATAAATAACAATCTTGACCTCGCCAGCGATTCAAGAATCCACATTGCTGGTGGCACTACAACGATTTCCGGAGCCTTTTCCGGGGCATCTGAACTAATCAAATCCGGATTGGGTACAATTGTATTCAGCAATACATCATCTTCACACACCGGCAACATTGTCATCGAACAGGGCACCATCAATTATGGTTCCGGTGTCAGCATGGGTGGTGGTACTGTCACGCTTCAGCAATTAGCAGGCACCAACACTGTCAGACTGCAACTCAACAGCAGCCAGACTATCACTAATCCTTCCACGGTTTGGACTGATACGACCGGCACCCGTACTCAGAACATCGATCTTGGGACCAATGTCAATACTGTCCTCACAATTAATCAGGATGCAGATACGTATTTTGGTAATGGTGCCATTAGCACCATTACTGGCACCATCACTGGCTCGGGTTCCATCGTGAAGAATGGTCCAGGCACACTGACACTTACTGGCAACAACACCTACAACGGCACCACTACGATTAATGACGGCTTTATCTCTGCTGATAATGAATCCTCATTCGGTTCCAATCCAGGGAGCTTTACAGCCAATCGTATCACGCTTAATGGTGGAGGACTGCGGGCGAACCAGTTTGCACTCGATTTCTCCAGCAATCGAGGTATCACTCTAGGCCCGGCGGGTGGAACTTTTGACAACATCAATGAAACCATTTCGATCTCTACCGGAGTATCCGGGACTGGAAGCCTTACCAAGCTAGGCGCCGGTGTACTTTCCATGTCGGGCGCCAGTTCTTACCTCGGAATCACCACAGTGAATGAGGGCACGCTCTGGGCCTATGGCGGAAACAACCGACTGCCTCAAACTACGGTGGTAATTCTGGGCGATGGAACCAATACGGCAGTGTTCCGCCTCGGCAACAACAGTCAAGATGCAAACGGTTTCACCCATACCATCAGCGGGCTGACCACCAATGGCAACTCTCTCTCCAATGCTGTCGTTGGTGGACATAACGAAGATTCGACTCTGGTTATCAACAATTCGCTGAACTTCACTTTCTCAGGAACACTTGGCGGTGGCGGAACCTTTGAGAATAATCTCAATCTGGTAAAGTCTGGACCCGGCACCCTGATCCTGACCGGTTCAAGCACCTATCGGGGCAGCACCACTATCAACGGCGGAATTCTGGTGCACAACAGCAATTACACCGGCGCTGCTGTTGGCAACTTTACCGTCAACAACACCGGCACACTTTCCGGCACCGGAACCATTAACAACAACGTTCTAATCAATGCTGGCGGTACCCTGGCGCCAGGGCAATCTGCCGGACGACTTACCGTCAATGGCAACGTCACCTTCAGTGCTGCTTCTACCTTCCTGGCAGAGGTCAATGGCACGGTTGCTGGTACCAGTTATGACCAGTTGCGAATTGGCTCGGGTGGATCGCTGTCGCTGAACAATGCCAATCTGATCGTTTCGATAGGTTATAACCCTGCATTTTCTGATCGCATCTTTCTGACGGATAACCAGTTTGCTGGCTCCATTCTCGGCACCTTCAGCGGCTTGAACGAAGGCTCTACGGTGATCTTGAGTAATGGCGATTACTCAGGAGTTATTTCCTACCTTGGTGATTTCGGATCGAACGCACTCTCTGGCGGAAATGATGTCGTGATCTTCAACATCATTGCCATTCCCGAACCTGGTTCCATCGCCCTGATGGGTATTGCAGGGTTTGCCTGCTTGCAGTGGTATCTTCGTCGCAAGCCAGTGGCCAAGGTAGAAGTGGAATCGGAATCAATTGAACCGGCTGCTGAATCTAACGAAACACCAGTTAAAGTCTAA
- a CDS encoding MaoC family dehydratase N-terminal domain-containing protein, whose protein sequence is MAYNDYHLYMDDVEEGQSWISSARTITEADIVNFAGISGDFNPIHTDHEYARNTPYGKPIAHGLLTLAVTSGLSINSPPIRTLAFVGIKDWQFLEPVFIGDTIHIRSTLLEKEVRGRGRRALLTWQCEVLNQQEKVLQRGITTTLVEGRANLKNNSD, encoded by the coding sequence ATGGCATACAACGATTATCATCTCTATATGGATGACGTGGAAGAAGGGCAAAGCTGGATATCCTCAGCCCGCACGATCACGGAAGCAGACATCGTGAACTTTGCCGGTATATCCGGCGACTTCAATCCCATTCACACGGATCATGAATACGCCCGCAATACGCCGTATGGCAAACCTATCGCCCACGGACTGCTCACCCTGGCGGTGACCAGCGGACTCTCCATCAATAGCCCACCCATCCGTACTCTGGCGTTTGTCGGCATCAAGGACTGGCAGTTTCTTGAACCGGTGTTTATTGGCGACACGATTCACATCCGCAGCACCTTGCTGGAAAAAGAAGTGCGGGGCCGAGGCCGCAGAGCACTGCTCACCTGGCAATGTGAAGTGTTGAATCAGCAGGAAAAAGTGCTTCAGCGTGGCATTACCACCACGCTGGTGGAAGGTCGGGCTAATCTGAAGAATAATTCGGATTAG
- a CDS encoding DUF4392 domain-containing protein — MYDWQFFAELRHLITRDPAGRGLDRIPGRSLVSHTAADLQAACTSLAVSKRLEVAIVTGFYVARAECYETDGPLGAIFLADILHQLGTGVTILSEAGCCSVLEIALRLNGLEDHIRLSELPSPDDPETNSWMQSFWQRNPHITHLISIERAGPSHSLSSLIQQSFDQPAPIGQFAREVDPGCWNRPYSMRGYELAAFTSPVHRLFEAHPAHVHTIGIGDGGNEIGMGRIPWLIIRDNIDGGSKIACRVPTQALIVSGTSNWGTYALAAGTAWLKQRQDLAAQFDAGKESQLWEATLAKEPLVDGITASCQLTVDGLEWNEYRTVMDHLSLMLQRERSATHGIQRLSSLYG; from the coding sequence ATGTACGACTGGCAGTTTTTTGCAGAGTTGCGGCATCTGATCACCCGCGATCCGGCAGGACGAGGACTTGATCGCATCCCCGGCCGCAGCCTGGTTAGTCATACTGCAGCTGATCTGCAAGCTGCCTGCACATCGCTCGCTGTGTCCAAACGGCTGGAAGTTGCCATCGTTACCGGGTTCTATGTGGCACGGGCCGAGTGCTACGAAACTGATGGCCCACTGGGTGCAATATTCCTTGCTGATATTCTTCATCAGCTTGGCACTGGGGTAACTATTCTCTCTGAAGCTGGCTGCTGCTCGGTGCTGGAAATTGCATTGCGGTTGAATGGTTTGGAAGATCATATCAGGCTCAGTGAACTGCCCTCGCCTGATGATCCCGAAACCAATTCTTGGATGCAATCATTCTGGCAGCGAAATCCGCATATCACCCATCTGATATCGATTGAACGGGCTGGTCCGAGCCACAGTTTATCATCGCTGATACAGCAATCGTTCGATCAACCTGCACCAATCGGACAGTTTGCCCGCGAGGTCGATCCAGGCTGCTGGAATCGCCCCTATTCCATGCGAGGCTATGAACTGGCAGCATTCACCTCGCCGGTACACCGGTTGTTTGAGGCTCATCCCGCGCATGTTCATACCATTGGTATTGGTGATGGGGGCAATGAGATCGGCATGGGGCGTATTCCCTGGCTGATTATTCGTGACAACATTGATGGAGGGAGTAAAATTGCGTGTCGCGTGCCAACCCAGGCGTTGATTGTTTCAGGCACCAGCAACTGGGGCACCTATGCCCTGGCTGCTGGTACCGCCTGGCTGAAACAACGACAGGATCTGGCTGCCCAGTTTGATGCAGGCAAGGAATCCCAGTTATGGGAAGCGACCCTGGCGAAGGAACCACTGGTCGATGGGATTACTGCATCGTGCCAACTGACAGTTGATGGCTTAGAATGGAATGAATACCGTACCGTGATGGATCACCTGTCCTTGATGCTGCAACGGGAGCGGAGTGCCACTCATGGCATACAACGATTATCATCTCTATATGGATGA
- a CDS encoding RluA family pseudouridine synthase, producing the protein MAPPLPPLQILFEDNHCLAIYKPAGYLTTGYEGGEETLDRQVKAYLKEKFNKPGNVFLGVVHRLDRPVSGVLMYARNSKAAGRLAEQFRESEVDKVYWAVVEGKVEPQKGTWENWLWKDTMQGKVQTVKFGTPGAKLARLDFHCKAADEKHTWIELHPRTGRTHQLRVQLASRGYPIVGDDKYGSTEKFPNGIALHARALTFKHPISYEPMTLTAPLPASWKGFRSLGLEAA; encoded by the coding sequence ATGGCTCCGCCACTGCCACCGCTGCAAATCCTGTTTGAGGATAACCATTGCCTGGCAATCTATAAGCCAGCGGGTTACCTCACGACGGGTTACGAAGGTGGCGAAGAGACGCTGGATCGACAGGTGAAAGCCTACCTCAAAGAGAAATTCAACAAGCCGGGCAACGTGTTTCTGGGCGTGGTACATCGGCTGGATCGGCCCGTTTCCGGTGTTTTGATGTATGCCCGTAACAGCAAAGCTGCTGGTCGATTGGCGGAACAGTTTCGTGAATCGGAAGTGGATAAAGTCTACTGGGCTGTGGTAGAAGGCAAGGTTGAACCCCAAAAAGGAACCTGGGAAAACTGGCTTTGGAAAGACACCATGCAGGGGAAGGTTCAGACGGTTAAGTTCGGCACTCCCGGCGCCAAGCTGGCGAGGCTCGATTTTCACTGCAAAGCTGCTGACGAAAAACATACATGGATCGAACTGCATCCCCGCACAGGTAGAACGCATCAACTTCGCGTACAACTTGCCAGCCGGGGTTACCCCATTGTGGGCGACGATAAATATGGTTCCACCGAAAAATTTCCTAACGGGATCGCACTGCATGCCAGAGCACTGACATTCAAGCACCCTATCAGTTATGAACCGATGACGTTAACCGCACCGCTGCCTGCTTCATGGAAAGGCTTCCGTTCGCTTGGCCTGGAGGCTGCCTGA